Proteins from a genomic interval of Undibacterium parvum:
- a CDS encoding Re/Si-specific NAD(P)(+) transhydrogenase subunit alpha, translating into MRIGIPAESRPGETRVAATPETIKKYVAAKHSVIVQAGAGIAASITDEAYQAAGAQIGTAAEAFAAELILKVRAPSAEERALIKSGTVLVGMLNPFDAENIAAMAAHGISAFALEAAPRITRAQSLDVLSSQANIAGYKAVLMAANTYQRFMPMLMTAAGTVKAARVLIMGVGVAGLQAIATAKRLGAVIEASDVRPPVKEQVESLGAKFIDVPYETDEEREIAKGAGGYARSMPAAWMARQAALVHERAKQADIIITTALIPGRKAPILISEETVKAMKPGSVIVDMAVEQGGNCPLSELGKTVTKYGVHIIGEPNLATLLAADASALYARNVLDFLKLIIDKDAALVINKEDEIIAATLVCAGGEVLKK; encoded by the coding sequence ATGAGAATCGGCATTCCCGCCGAGAGCCGGCCGGGCGAGACGCGTGTAGCGGCGACCCCAGAAACCATAAAAAAATATGTTGCAGCTAAGCACAGCGTGATCGTGCAAGCCGGTGCAGGTATTGCTGCCAGCATTACCGATGAAGCTTATCAAGCTGCCGGTGCCCAAATCGGCACTGCGGCTGAAGCTTTTGCTGCAGAACTGATCCTCAAGGTCAGAGCGCCATCGGCAGAAGAGCGTGCCCTGATCAAGTCCGGTACGGTACTGGTTGGTATGCTCAATCCTTTTGATGCTGAGAATATCGCAGCGATGGCCGCACACGGCATCTCTGCTTTTGCACTCGAAGCGGCACCGCGTATTACCCGTGCGCAGTCGCTCGACGTCTTGTCATCCCAAGCCAATATCGCCGGTTACAAAGCCGTGTTAATGGCGGCCAATACCTATCAACGTTTCATGCCTATGCTGATGACTGCCGCCGGCACCGTTAAAGCCGCGCGTGTCCTGATCATGGGCGTAGGCGTAGCTGGTTTGCAGGCGATCGCAACGGCCAAACGTCTGGGGGCCGTGATTGAAGCCTCGGATGTAAGACCTCCGGTCAAAGAGCAAGTCGAATCATTAGGTGCGAAATTTATCGACGTGCCTTACGAAACCGATGAAGAGCGCGAGATCGCCAAAGGCGCAGGCGGTTACGCCCGCTCTATGCCAGCAGCGTGGATGGCACGTCAAGCGGCCTTGGTGCATGAGCGCGCCAAACAAGCCGACATCATCATCACCACCGCCTTGATCCCAGGGCGCAAAGCACCGATCCTGATCTCGGAAGAAACCGTCAAGGCCATGAAACCAGGTTCGGTGATCGTCGATATGGCGGTCGAGCAGGGCGGCAATTGCCCACTCTCTGAACTAGGCAAGACGGTCACCAAGTACGGCGTGCATATCATAGGTGAGCCAAATCTGGCGACCCTGCTGGCGGCCGACGCCTCAGCCTTGTATGCCCGCAACGTACTTGATTTCCTCAAGCTGATCATCGATAAGGATGCGGCGCTGGTGATCAATAAAGAAGATGAAATCATCGCTGCCACACTGGTCTGTGCCGGCGGCGAAGTACTTAAAAAATAA
- the panD gene encoding aspartate 1-decarboxylase, which translates to MQRNMLRAKIHRATVTQCDLHYEGSCGIDENLLDAADIKEHEQIELYNVNNGERFSTYVIKGKRGSGEISLNGAAARRVQLGDLMIICTYAPMTDEEASSFKPKVVFVDGKNQITSLKAY; encoded by the coding sequence ATGCAAAGAAATATGCTACGCGCCAAAATTCATCGCGCAACTGTCACCCAGTGCGATCTCCACTACGAAGGTTCGTGTGGTATCGATGAAAATCTGCTCGATGCCGCCGACATCAAGGAACATGAGCAAATTGAGCTGTACAACGTTAACAATGGCGAACGCTTCTCCACCTATGTCATCAAAGGCAAACGCGGTAGCGGTGAAATCTCCTTAAACGGTGCAGCAGCACGTCGTGTACAACTGGGCGATCTGATGATTATTTGTACTTACGCACCGATGACGGATGAAGAAGCAAGTAGCTTCAAGCCGAAAGTGGTGTTTGTGGATGGCAAGAATCAGATCACTAGTCTGAAAGCCTATTAA
- a CDS encoding NAD(P) transhydrogenase subunit alpha — MEVSHTLTNLIIFVLAIYVGYHVVWTVTPALHTPLMAVTNAISAIIIVGAMLAAGLTEGLLAQVMGTVAVALAAVNVFGGFLVTQRMLEMFKKKEPKVAAKEIK, encoded by the coding sequence ATGGAAGTTAGTCATACCCTTACCAACCTCATCATTTTTGTGTTGGCGATTTACGTCGGTTACCACGTGGTTTGGACCGTTACCCCAGCTTTACATACGCCTTTAATGGCGGTGACCAATGCCATTTCTGCCATCATCATTGTCGGCGCCATGTTGGCCGCCGGTCTGACTGAAGGCTTGCTGGCGCAGGTAATGGGCACGGTTGCCGTGGCTTTGGCCGCAGTGAACGTGTTTGGTGGATTTTTGGTGACCCAGCGCATGCTGGAAATGTTTAAGAAAAAAGAACCTAAAGTTGCCGCCAAGGAGATCAAATAA